One window of Cohnella hashimotonis genomic DNA carries:
- a CDS encoding ABC transporter permease: MRSRALTVRIVRQFMRDKRTLALLFVAPLFIMTLVYCIFGGAGSAPKIGTAGLPDTVAGALGASSASIVPYDSEADARSDLDDRKLDAVLTIKEGKPTLLLEGSDPSRSRAVLLAISAMERSTASAAITPEVAYLHGKPGMSSFDAFGPVMIGFFSFFFVFLLAGVAFLRERTIGTMERLLATPIRRHEVVLGYLGGFGLFAILQSVLVACFAIYALGMIMTGSIWLILLVNLLLTLTALTLGTLLSAFAGSEFQIIQFVPVVIVPQAFFSGLFPLDGMSPWLHKLTYLMPLYYGGDALRDIMIRGEGIGGIAIDVAVLLGFSLLFAALNVVALKKQRAI, translated from the coding sequence ATGAGATCCAGAGCCTTAACCGTACGCATCGTCAGACAATTCATGCGCGACAAGCGGACGCTGGCGCTGCTGTTCGTCGCGCCGCTCTTTATCATGACGCTGGTCTACTGTATCTTCGGCGGCGCCGGCAGCGCGCCCAAGATCGGAACTGCCGGCTTGCCCGATACGGTCGCAGGCGCCTTGGGCGCATCTTCAGCGAGCATTGTTCCCTATGATTCCGAGGCCGACGCCAGGTCCGATCTGGACGATCGCAAGCTGGATGCCGTGCTGACGATAAAGGAAGGTAAGCCGACCCTGCTCCTTGAGGGCAGCGATCCTTCGCGCAGCCGGGCCGTGCTGCTTGCCATATCGGCGATGGAGCGATCGACGGCGTCAGCCGCGATCACTCCCGAGGTCGCCTACCTCCACGGCAAGCCGGGGATGTCCTCCTTTGACGCCTTCGGCCCGGTCATGATCGGCTTTTTCTCCTTTTTCTTCGTTTTTCTGCTTGCGGGCGTCGCTTTTTTACGGGAGCGTACGATCGGCACGATGGAACGGCTCCTGGCGACGCCGATCCGCCGGCACGAGGTCGTGCTCGGATACTTGGGCGGCTTTGGCCTGTTCGCGATATTGCAGTCGGTGCTCGTCGCTTGCTTCGCGATCTACGCGCTCGGCATGATAATGACCGGCTCGATCTGGCTGATCCTGCTCGTCAACCTGCTGCTGACGCTCACGGCGCTCACGCTTGGCACGCTGCTCTCCGCATTCGCGGGCTCCGAATTTCAGATCATTCAATTCGTGCCCGTCGTGATCGTGCCGCAGGCTTTCTTTTCCGGGCTATTTCCGCTGGACGGCATGTCGCCATGGCTGCATAAGCTGACTTACCTCATGCCGCTCTACTACGGCGGAGACGCGCTTAGAGACATCATGATCAGAGGCGAAGGCATCGGCGGTATCGCGATCGATGTCGCCGTGCTGCTGGGCTTCTCCTTGCTCTTCGCGGCGCTGAACGTCGTTGCGCTCAAGAAGCAGCGCGCCATTTAG
- a CDS encoding metal-dependent hydrolase, whose product MIVTFLGHACVKLEHNGRSLIIDPYLTGNPLASASEADIQADHILLTHGHGDHVGDTVAIAKRTGAQVVGTPELATFLGWQGVSNTVGMNIGGTYDLGYAKVKMVQAFHSSGYTLTDEQRIVYLGMPTGLIVTWDGLTILHAGDTGLFGDMKMIGERHDIDLAFIPIGDHFTMGPEDALTAAEWLKPKQVVPVHFDTFPPIRQDADAYARALEQKGIKGTVLKPGDRLEL is encoded by the coding sequence TTGATCGTTACTTTTCTCGGACATGCCTGCGTGAAGCTCGAGCATAACGGGCGCTCGCTCATCATCGACCCTTATCTCACCGGCAACCCGCTTGCTTCCGCGTCGGAGGCCGACATTCAGGCGGACCACATTCTGCTCACCCACGGGCACGGCGATCACGTCGGCGACACGGTTGCCATCGCGAAGCGCACGGGCGCCCAGGTCGTAGGAACGCCGGAACTGGCGACCTTCCTCGGCTGGCAGGGCGTTAGCAACACCGTCGGCATGAACATCGGAGGCACCTACGATCTCGGTTACGCAAAGGTCAAGATGGTGCAAGCCTTCCACAGCTCCGGCTATACGCTGACGGACGAGCAGCGCATCGTCTACCTCGGGATGCCGACTGGCCTTATCGTCACTTGGGACGGGCTGACCATATTGCATGCCGGCGATACGGGACTGTTCGGCGATATGAAAATGATCGGCGAGCGCCACGACATCGATCTGGCATTTATTCCGATCGGCGACCATTTCACGATGGGCCCGGAGGACGCGCTGACCGCGGCGGAGTGGCTGAAGCCCAAGCAAGTCGTCCCCGTTCACTTCGACACCTTCCCGCCTATCCGCCAGGACGCCGACGCCTACGCGCGAGCGCTTGAACAGAAGGGCATCAAAGGCACCGTGCTGAAGCCTGGAGATCGTCTGGAACTTTAA
- a CDS encoding divergent PAP2 family protein produces the protein MSLLANFPLIAAIVSILSAQAVKAPIQFVGRRSWQTGMAFSTGGMPSSHSAAMAGLATALGIEDGLDSPAFAVAAVVGMIIMFDAAGVRRHAGLQASVLNRFLRKMPDLHGELHPVKELKELLGHRPIEVFAGAIWGIGIGVAVYYLFYA, from the coding sequence ATGTCCTTACTCGCCAATTTTCCGCTCATCGCCGCGATCGTCTCCATTCTGTCGGCGCAGGCCGTCAAGGCGCCGATCCAGTTCGTCGGAAGGCGCTCATGGCAGACCGGCATGGCCTTCAGCACCGGCGGCATGCCCAGCTCGCATTCCGCCGCCATGGCAGGGCTTGCGACCGCGCTCGGCATCGAGGACGGACTCGATTCGCCCGCCTTCGCCGTCGCGGCCGTTGTCGGCATGATCATTATGTTCGACGCGGCAGGCGTCAGGCGGCATGCCGGGCTTCAGGCGTCCGTGCTGAATCGGTTTTTGCGCAAAATGCCCGATTTGCATGGCGAGCTGCACCCGGTCAAGGAGCTGAAGGAGCTGCTCGGCCACCGGCCGATCGAGGTGTTCGCAGGCGCGATCTGGGGCATCGGCATCGGCGTGGCCGTCTACTACCTGTTCTATGCCTGA
- a CDS encoding ABC transporter ATP-binding protein, which yields MSRASDRLNERPAAPAAPIRGPGGPGGTGAGAGPRGRGPVQKPKAFGQTVRRLLSYLRTERRLLAIVFLFTLASAGAALLGPYLIGRAIDAMHGPGSVDFGALHVLFALMAAAYAMDASLTFVQSWLMAGVSQRAVSRLRSGLFAKLHGLPLSYFDTRRHGEIMSRLSNDIDNVSTSLSQTVVQLMAGAVAIVGSLVMMLVLSPLLTLAGLVTAPLVYLLARVVTRRTGRLFKEQQAYLGRLNGQIEESVTGLSLVKAFGRESRSVAEFDEVNRSLSEIGIRAQIWSGLLMPLLSVINNIGFATVAVVGSVLAVKGHISVGVIASFLSYSRQFARPLNDIANVYNVLQSGVAGAERVFEVLDEREEAGDRPDAAELAPGSLDVVFEDVSFGYNPARPILNGVSFEAQSGTSVALVGPTGAGKTTIVQLLNRFYDVTEGAIRIGGRDIRDYTRSSLRSAFGVVLQDTYLFSGTIRDNIKYGNPGASDEEMIESAKLVGADAFIKRLPGRYDTQLSENGGSLSQGQKQLLAIARVMLARPSILILDEATSSVDTRTELQIQKALLTVMKGRTSFVIAHRLNTIRGADQILVIADGGIAERGTHEELLAHGGAYYRMFESQFGAGAAQGLSGGTSATGT from the coding sequence ATGTCTCGGGCATCTGACCGATTGAACGAACGGCCCGCGGCGCCTGCCGCGCCGATTCGCGGCCCCGGCGGTCCGGGCGGTACCGGCGCAGGCGCCGGACCCCGCGGCAGAGGACCCGTCCAGAAGCCGAAGGCGTTCGGCCAGACCGTACGCCGCTTGCTCTCGTATCTTCGGACAGAGCGCAGGCTGCTCGCGATCGTTTTCCTGTTCACGCTCGCAAGCGCCGGTGCGGCGCTCCTTGGCCCCTACTTGATCGGCCGCGCCATTGACGCGATGCACGGCCCTGGAAGCGTCGATTTCGGCGCCCTCCATGTCCTGTTCGCGCTCATGGCAGCAGCGTACGCGATGGACGCTTCGCTCACCTTTGTCCAGAGCTGGCTTATGGCCGGCGTCTCCCAACGCGCCGTGAGCCGGCTTCGGAGCGGACTTTTCGCCAAGCTGCATGGGCTGCCCCTGTCGTACTTCGACACGCGCAGGCACGGCGAGATCATGAGCCGGCTGTCCAACGACATCGACAACGTGAGCACGAGCCTGTCGCAGACGGTCGTGCAGCTGATGGCGGGCGCGGTCGCCATCGTCGGCTCGCTCGTTATGATGCTCGTGCTCAGCCCGCTGCTTACGCTGGCCGGCCTCGTGACCGCGCCGCTCGTTTATTTGCTGGCCCGCGTGGTTACCCGAAGAACGGGCAGGCTGTTCAAAGAACAGCAGGCTTATCTCGGCAGGCTCAACGGACAGATCGAAGAGAGCGTCACCGGCCTGTCGCTCGTCAAGGCGTTCGGCAGAGAAAGCCGATCGGTCGCCGAGTTCGACGAAGTCAATCGCAGCTTGAGCGAGATCGGCATCCGGGCCCAGATCTGGTCGGGTCTATTGATGCCGCTTCTCAGCGTCATCAACAATATCGGTTTCGCGACGGTCGCCGTCGTCGGCAGCGTGCTCGCCGTCAAAGGCCACATTTCGGTCGGCGTCATCGCCAGCTTTTTAAGCTACTCGCGGCAGTTCGCCAGACCGCTGAACGATATTGCGAATGTATACAACGTGCTTCAATCCGGCGTTGCCGGCGCAGAACGCGTATTCGAGGTGCTCGACGAGCGGGAGGAGGCCGGGGATCGTCCGGACGCGGCAGAGCTTGCGCCGGGATCGCTGGACGTCGTCTTCGAGGACGTATCGTTCGGCTACAATCCGGCGCGCCCGATTCTGAACGGAGTAAGCTTCGAAGCGCAGTCCGGCACCAGCGTCGCGCTCGTCGGCCCGACGGGCGCCGGCAAGACGACGATCGTGCAGCTGCTCAACAGGTTCTACGACGTTACCGAAGGCGCGATCCGCATTGGCGGCCGCGATATTCGCGACTATACGCGGAGCAGTCTTCGGAGCGCCTTCGGGGTCGTACTTCAGGACACGTACCTGTTTTCGGGGACGATCCGCGACAATATCAAATACGGCAATCCCGGCGCGAGCGACGAGGAGATGATTGAGTCGGCCAAACTCGTCGGCGCGGATGCATTTATCAAACGCCTGCCCGGACGCTATGACACACAGCTGTCCGAAAACGGCGGCAGCCTGAGCCAGGGACAGAAACAGCTGCTGGCGATCGCCCGCGTGATGCTGGCCCGTCCTTCGATCCTGATCCTGGACGAAGCGACCAGCAGCGTAGACACCCGGACGGAGCTCCAGATTCAAAAGGCGCTGCTCACCGTCATGAAGGGACGTACGAGCTTCGTCATCGCCCACAGGCTTAACACGATCCGCGGTGCCGACCAGATCCTGGTCATCGCGGACGGCGGCATCGCCGAACGGGGGACGCACGAGGAGCTGCTTGCGCATGGAGGCGCGTACTATCGCATGTTCGAGAGCCAATTCGGCGCCGGCGCCGCGCAGGGGTTGTCGGGCGGAACTTCGGCGACAGGAACTTGA
- a CDS encoding MDR family MFS transporter: protein MSASAQQNPIADGERPFSLKAILPPLMAIIVGMIMVILDSTVVNNAIPKLVDYFHTDLKTIQWTVTGYTLALSAVIPLAGWMTDKFGSKQIFMLTIALFTAGSLLCGIAQTPEQLILFRVIQGLGGGMVAPIGMAMVFKIAPPERRGSIMGVLGIPMLMAPAFGPVLSGWLVDSVSWHYIFIINLPIGIIALILASKYLPRSDRHAAPHLDVVGMCLAPIAFSMLAYGVSEGGTSWTQASTITGLGVGGIALIVFIFVELRQKQPLLELKVFKSTDFTRSIVLTWIVQLALFGAMLIVPLYLQGVMRYSALETGWILMPQALCAGIGMPISGRLFDKIGARPLAFAGLTVISVSLFVLSGITVDTPLWKIILCICFIGLGMGFSMMPLNTHVLNSAPRRLVSRVTPLTTAAQQVVVSFAVAGLTGYLTSQIASHAAGAGADANPLSAVVAGYGDTFFLSACIVTGGVALTLLLRKPKQLDEGAAGGDKPDPAMMAGH from the coding sequence ATGTCAGCTTCAGCGCAACAGAACCCGATCGCGGACGGCGAGCGCCCCTTCTCGCTTAAGGCTATACTGCCGCCGCTGATGGCGATTATCGTCGGAATGATCATGGTTATTCTCGATAGCACCGTCGTCAACAATGCGATTCCGAAGCTCGTCGACTATTTCCATACCGATCTGAAGACGATTCAATGGACGGTCACCGGTTATACGCTTGCTTTGTCCGCCGTTATTCCGCTGGCGGGCTGGATGACCGACAAGTTCGGCTCCAAGCAAATTTTTATGCTGACGATCGCGCTTTTTACCGCCGGTTCGCTGCTGTGCGGCATTGCGCAGACCCCGGAGCAGCTCATCCTTTTTCGCGTCATTCAAGGCTTGGGCGGCGGCATGGTCGCCCCGATCGGAATGGCCATGGTATTCAAGATCGCGCCTCCGGAGCGCCGGGGCTCCATTATGGGCGTGCTTGGCATCCCGATGCTGATGGCGCCGGCTTTCGGTCCGGTACTGTCCGGCTGGCTGGTCGATTCGGTGAGCTGGCATTATATTTTTATAATCAACCTGCCGATCGGCATTATCGCCTTGATACTCGCATCTAAATATTTGCCGCGCTCCGACCGGCATGCGGCGCCGCATCTGGACGTCGTAGGCATGTGCCTCGCGCCGATCGCTTTTTCCATGCTGGCTTACGGCGTCAGCGAAGGCGGAACAAGCTGGACGCAGGCTTCTACGATTACGGGCCTCGGCGTCGGCGGCATCGCGCTAATCGTCTTTATTTTCGTGGAATTGAGGCAAAAGCAGCCGCTGCTGGAGTTGAAGGTATTCAAGTCAACCGACTTCACGCGCAGCATCGTCTTGACGTGGATCGTGCAGCTTGCGCTGTTCGGCGCGATGCTGATCGTGCCGCTGTATCTTCAGGGCGTAATGCGCTACTCCGCGCTCGAAACCGGGTGGATCCTGATGCCGCAGGCGCTGTGCGCAGGCATCGGCATGCCGATCAGCGGCAGGCTGTTCGACAAGATCGGGGCACGTCCGCTCGCTTTTGCCGGATTGACCGTCATTTCCGTCTCGCTGTTCGTATTGTCCGGCATCACGGTGGATACGCCGCTTTGGAAGATCATCCTGTGCATTTGCTTCATCGGCCTCGGCATGGGCTTCTCGATGATGCCGCTCAATACGCATGTGCTGAATTCTGCGCCACGGCGCCTTGTAAGCCGCGTCACGCCGCTGACGACGGCCGCTCAGCAGGTCGTCGTATCGTTCGCGGTGGCCGGACTGACGGGATATTTGACGTCGCAGATCGCTTCGCACGCCGCCGGCGCGGGTGCGGACGCGAATCCGCTCTCTGCTGTCGTCGCAGGTTACGGGGACACGTTTTTCTTGTCCGCGTGCATCGTGACCGGCGGCGTCGCGCTGACGCTCCTGCTTCGCAAGCCGAAGCAGCTGGACGAAGGGGCTGCAGGCGGAGATAAGCCTGATCCGGCCATGATGGCCGGGCATTAA
- a CDS encoding cold-inducible protein YdjO-related protein: protein MTPAAERPILGQLTLNRFLKGRHPRLTSQDEGGKLFLTKIWKCKSPDCKAWVREEFATEEQKCPMCKGDMLRTMKHLPALVKKVKSRSR from the coding sequence TTGACTCCGGCGGCAGAACGGCCTATATTAGGTCAGTTGACTTTAAACCGGTTTTTGAAAGGAAGGCACCCGAGATTGACATCGCAAGATGAAGGCGGCAAGCTGTTTTTGACGAAGATTTGGAAATGCAAGAGTCCCGACTGCAAAGCATGGGTGCGAGAGGAATTCGCGACCGAAGAACAGAAATGCCCGATGTGCAAGGGCGATATGCTCCGCACGATGAAGCATCTGCCCGCGCTCGTAAAAAAGGTTAAATCTAGGTCCCGCTGA
- a CDS encoding TetR/AcrR family transcriptional regulator, with protein MIANDESMEPWMKELLQEGSSGDSQPVKTEKQARILAAAIEVFAAKGYAGSSTSEIAQRAGVAEGTIFRHYRTKKDLLVSIVTPAMMRMMAPFVIRGFGDVLDAEHDSFEQFVRRMIDNRIEFVSRNKRLFRIVAQELPFHPEMREQFKSIILTQVLARMTVVVENFQRAGKIASMPPHTVARLTASTLIGYVLPRMLVAGEAAWDDEAEREATVSFLVKGLSP; from the coding sequence ATGATCGCGAATGACGAATCGATGGAGCCCTGGATGAAGGAGCTGCTGCAGGAGGGTTCTTCCGGCGATAGCCAGCCGGTGAAAACGGAGAAGCAGGCCCGCATTTTGGCCGCCGCGATCGAGGTGTTCGCCGCCAAAGGCTACGCCGGGTCCTCCACGAGCGAGATCGCGCAGCGGGCGGGCGTCGCGGAAGGGACGATATTCAGGCATTACCGGACCAAAAAAGATTTGCTGGTGTCCATCGTCACGCCTGCCATGATGCGGATGATGGCGCCGTTCGTCATCCGCGGCTTCGGCGACGTACTGGATGCCGAGCACGACAGCTTCGAGCAGTTCGTCCGCCGCATGATCGACAACCGCATCGAGTTCGTAAGCCGCAACAAGCGCTTGTTTCGCATCGTCGCCCAGGAGCTTCCTTTCCATCCCGAGATGCGCGAGCAGTTCAAGTCGATCATCCTGACGCAGGTGCTGGCGCGCATGACCGTCGTGGTCGAGAACTTCCAGCGGGCGGGCAAGATCGCCTCTATGCCCCCGCATACGGTCGCGCGTCTGACGGCTTCGACGCTGATCGGTTACGTGCTGCCCCGGATGCTCGTAGCCGGCGAGGCCGCTTGGGACGACGAGGCGGAGCGCGAAGCGACCGTTTCCTTTTTAGTCAAGGGCCTGTCTCCGTAG
- a CDS encoding ABC transporter ATP-binding protein has protein sequence MANPSESDEKCPALGQNDTIALEGVSRSFGDRTILKEVSLRIRRGELFGLLGPSGSGKTTLIKLITGIDAADDGQIRVLGYTVPSLPLLGKIGYMAQSDALYGELTAKENLAFFGAMFELRGVRLTERIGEVLSIVGLAEDAGKLVSRFSGGMKRRLSLAVTLLHQPELLILDEPTVGIDPTLRVSIWASLLALRERGTTILLTTHVMDEAERCDRIGLIRDGSLTAVGSPADLKARTGAATIEEAFIRLGGERS, from the coding sequence ATGGCCAACCCGTCAGAAAGCGACGAAAAATGTCCTGCGTTGGGGCAAAACGACACAATCGCGCTCGAAGGCGTTTCTCGCAGCTTCGGCGACCGTACGATTTTAAAGGAGGTCTCTCTGCGCATCCGCCGCGGCGAGCTGTTCGGTCTGCTCGGTCCCTCCGGTTCCGGCAAGACGACGCTGATCAAGCTTATTACCGGCATCGACGCTGCGGACGACGGACAGATCAGGGTGCTGGGCTACACGGTCCCCTCCCTGCCGCTGCTCGGCAAGATCGGCTACATGGCGCAGTCCGACGCTTTATACGGCGAGCTTACCGCCAAGGAAAATCTGGCGTTTTTCGGCGCGATGTTCGAGCTTCGCGGCGTTCGTCTGACGGAGCGGATCGGCGAGGTGCTCTCGATCGTCGGGCTCGCGGAGGACGCCGGCAAGCTCGTCTCCCGGTTTTCCGGCGGCATGAAGCGCCGTCTATCCTTGGCCGTGACGCTGCTCCACCAGCCCGAGCTGCTCATTCTAGACGAGCCGACCGTCGGCATCGATCCGACGCTGCGCGTGTCGATCTGGGCGTCGCTGCTCGCCCTGCGCGAGCGCGGCACGACGATTCTGCTCACGACGCATGTCATGGACGAAGCCGAGCGCTGCGACAGGATCGGTCTGATCCGTGACGGATCGCTGACCGCCGTCGGCAGCCCGGCCGACCTCAAGGCGCGTACCGGCGCCGCGACGATCGAAGAAGCCTTTATCCGCCTGGGAGGCGAACGCTCATGA